The nucleotide window aacaatattagAGTCCACACCAGCAAACGATATCGTCATATTATTCTAAGTgcaattctcgagctcattataGAAGGATGGATTCTGATCAGCTGAAAATAATTGTTCTGGAAGTGATTCCAACTGTGTTTTTTCTGTGCCTGTGTCGTTATATACTCTGGTATTCTTTAATATTTAGAACGATTAttctcacagtttttttttcacattttcaggtATACGTaaaagtcacatgatcattcttcAGGCTAATACAACCTGCACAAAAACACCTCATACTTGGTCAGTCTTAAGTATAAATTCTTGTATAACCCCTTGTTTACACCGCACACATCTGCGGCTACCTGAGCAAGTGGCTCTCCGTGCTGCTTTGCTGAAGATACTCGCCTACGTCTCCTTcagttaaaaataattgttagtttGGTGGCTGCGAAATATACATAAACCTACCAACGTCCGTCACCATGACTTATCGTGAGAGGAAAAATTGTTTTAGTCacaagtttagttttttttttttttttttaatcaacatttacaaaatattgcaAAGGTTTTGTGCGAATATGAAATGCAAACGACAATCTTATTAACAATagcataatttttatttgtagtttttgcAACAATCTTCTTTTTAGTTACATGCTAAATGGCTAATCAGATTTCCCGTTTTCCAGTGCCTCAAAATCTGACCCTGGATTTAGACACGGCTCACCCATCATTGGCCATCAGCGACTTTGACACCAAAGTGGAGGAGGGCCGCATGCGTTCCCAAGAGCCTGACATGCCGCAGCGTTTCACCCGTTTCTTCGGGGTGCTCGCTACTGCCCAGTATTCCAGCGGGCAGCACTACTGGGAGGTGGACGTACGGGACAAGGGGGTCTGGTATCTGGGCGTCACCACCGAGTACAGCAACCGTAAAGGTTTTGTAAACCTGTCGCCCTCTGCTGGCTACTGGAGTCTGTGTCTTCAAGACCGACTGTACGCCAACGAGGAAGACTCGCGCGTGCCCGTGGCGGACTATTGGAACTCTCCTCGTGTCGGCATCTTCTTAGATTACGACAGGGGCCACGTTACTTTCTTCGACGCCGTCACTATGAAACGCATCTATAACTTTGTCACATACTTTGACGAGCCTGTATCGCCCTTTTTCAGCCCAGGAAAAAACGACCCAGGCAGCCGACTACAAATATGTCATTTCTACTGAAAATGAAGCGATGCGTACATGCAGTCcgcaacaaagaaaacaaatcgtGATAAATGCtcctgtttttgtgttttggtaAACATTTCAGGGCATTTTCCCTCTTGGAAGTAGGGAGGACAATTGTTCTTAAATTCTTCTGGGTTTTTGGATTCAGTTGATCTGAATAGAGCTTTGATATACACCATAATCTGAAGGTGTGAATTGAATTTCTTTTGCTCTTGAATTTTGATGTAGCCCCACTGAAATTCAGGTAGAGAGGCATTGCAGGTTTTTACGCAAATGTCGACTTTAGCTGCTCTGTGTCGTCGTCTGTCTTAGACCTCAGTGTTGTCTTTTGTACAGTAGTGTAGAGGTGAAAATAAGGATTGAATCAGGTGAAAAAATGGATTAATGTTTGATTACAACATTGTCAAAATTcatcaaattagttttttttttttccttgttttttttactgCTGCGCATTGCATTATGTTGCATATATTCACTTTCCTCCCACATACATTTCTTTTGATTGTTTACATACTTTTAGGCACAGTTTTATCTGTAAAAGATGTATTTGTTAGACAAATGACCCTGTAATGAGTGTTACATGAGGCCCATTTCGTAACAGCTCAGACTGTAATAGGTGCTATGCAACTTTGAATACGACAAAGTATATCAGATGTGCTGTGAGAAGCTGTTCATTTAATTATGTAGAAATTCATATTTATAAAGAAGTACATCCGGAAGCTGTGTGCCATTCATGTTACATCGTTTTAAAGTCATTTTCAAAtccattatattaaatatttaatcttttgtTTTAGCTGTAGACTAATCTCTCATGGGCTGATAATAAAGAGAGacaatgtttttgtttctgtttggacTGAAACAAGCACAAAGTTACATTTCAGCACTTTTGGACTGAGCCCAGATGGTTTGTTGTTCATGTTGCTATTTTCAGAGCTAGTTTATATACTAGAATCACTGCAGTCATTTGTACAAAATGTCGTTTGAGCTGAGAATGGAATCAGATGTTGTGTACGTATGCTGTGAACATGAAGCCTTTGCGTTTCCCAGCTATGAACTAagtttcagttaacatttatcatactttattaatcactactttttttttcataagaaatGAGTTCAACTTGAACACattgactgtttatttttttgaattccTTTCAATCGCTGATGTAAGAACTATTACATCACCTAACAGCTGGATGGCATCACAAGTACATTGACTTTTGTGTGACTTGTTAAAAACCTCTGCgatgttaaatgtttttctctgcagtaagtcattttaaaaataaaatattaatatgattttttttctctctctatttcaTAGAACCAAAGTTCcatctttaaaatataaatccatagtatttaatatttaagtggatgatttggattaaaaaaagacaaaatgttattttcaagTGACttgtattttacagttttatttcaaaCTGCAAATAATTGACCAGTAAAATGAACATACGGTTGATTCTTCATGTTATACAagatctttgttgttttttttaaactgatgaagcacatttattaaatcaTCTGTCCAAGCACTAGAGCATGCATTGGATCGAGTTAAGGTCCGTTCACAATAAGAACAAAAACTATATTAGCGCTTGCACAGATGaacaataacattatttttctaaaatgatTGGATGAAAGAGGAAAATTCCAAAACTATTGTTGTGCAGTGACATTAGCGAAATTTTGCAAGGAAAAAGACAATTGTCTATCATCAATAGTTTCGCAATCCGCAAAGCACAGTGGATCAATGCGTCGAATTCATGTGACCAACTTGAAATCATGAAAtctgtttggaattattttgCTTTAATGAAAAATTCTTAATCTTGTGgattctaaattaaaaataacactgaattttGCTCGCGAAAACTAAAACTGACAGCGACTTTGTTAGCGAGAGCAATTTTATTGTTATAGTTTCAATTACAGTTATTATTGTGAACGGCCTTAATCGCAACGGAAGCAAATAATTGTCAACTTGCAATTAGCATATATTATGAATCAAAATACAGaatagaatatttgtttttggttattatattatttatcaatTTCGAGCCTGGCAATAGCAAATCATTACAGGTATCTCGCTGATGCAGAAACCAAATGCCAATGCTAGTAAAATCAGTAACATGCAAAAGAATTCTTTGCACAGATATTAATATATACGTTCACCGTTTCATCTGTGTGCCACTGTTCATTAACCTTGTACAGTCAGTATCACATTAAGGAGACGTGGCGTCACTTAACGTTCAAAGAGACAAAACTCCACAAAATTAAAGGGAGGTGATTTTTGAAGTCATTCGCTGGTGATGAAGGACAACCTCAAAATGAATTGCTCAGGAAAATGTgtacaaaacattaaataaataatactataatactgACTAAAGACAACATTTGGTTGCAACACTGTGAACACAACGTATGATTATTTACAGAGAAGAGATAGAATTCCACACAGCTGATCAATTTTAGAGAACATTAAAAATCAGAGGTAATATATATGTGAAATACTTGGGtttgattatatttatatttttttttagttcagctggattttttttttttttacatgtaaagtAGTCTTGtgctttagaaaaataaataatttggaatggaaaaaatatgtcatttttggCTCCTGTTGTTtagttgtaaaacatttttttaagcgCACAGCAGGGATGCGCATCACTTCCTGTGCTGAGGGATGATCAGCTCAGATAATCGATCTGAATGATTTGAACTGAAAGTGCTCACCGAATAGCTCTACTGTCATAGAACAATACAAGCCGCCAGTGTCATTTACATGTTACATACACCAAATATGTTAATATGTACACAAACTTGGATATTTACAGATGCAGAGTGTAACAATTAAAATACACAACTGTTGCAGTCATGGAAAGGTCAACCACTATTAAACAGGAGAGAGGAAATTCGGAAATAACTAATGTTTCTGCAAGGGTGGAAGATGGCGATTAACAAAAGGTTTCgctatatatcattttatttatacacTACTTACATGATTTCTAATAAGAATCTGTGCTTATTGATATGGATTCGGTTATTTACAATCAACATTGCCGGTTTATTAGAGAAGCTGTTCTGAGTTTTGGAGCATGAAAATCAGAAGAGTAAATCAAAGTGCAATCTGCTCATTCGATTCTTCCTCTCTGGTTTGGCAGAGGATCTCGCTGATATGACTGCAGACTGTGAGGAGCTGTTACTGCAGGTATCGGTAGACTTTGAAGCAGTGGTTACCAGAATCGGCCACAGCAACATGACCGTCGGAGGTTAAAGCGAGGCCCTGCGGCCCATACAGAGGGTCAGCACTTGTGTTGATGTAGGAGAGGAATGAGCCTGAGCTGTCAAACACCTgaggaaaaaaaatcagatggcCTTAAAAAGTGCTTCTAAAGTAACTGGATTCCTAAAGAGGAAGTGGGTGTTTAGAGCATTCATTACTTGTATTCTGCTGTTGCCCCAGTCTGCTACAATGATGTTGCCGTTAATGTCAACAGCTACCCCTGTGGGGGCATTAAACTGGCCATTTCCCTCTCCGTGGGACCCGAATTTAAACAAAAACTCCCCATCTGCACTGTAGACCTGAGGAGatacaaattttaatatttaatagaatGATATATTGTAACTTTTCCCTTTGTAAACAAGTTTTACTGATAAGAAATGACTTGTATACTTAAAATCATCcagtcaattatttatttatttatttatttatttattttttggggggtggcaCTTTGAAATCACATGACCAGACGAATAATACTCACTTAACCTCTTTTACCACCGTTATAGGACACTTTCACTCATGAAATGAATTATTTGCTGACTGCTAATAATTCATTTTTACAAAGACATCAGTAACTGAAATGTATTGGTTTTCTGTAAGGATgcatccacaccactaggtgtcagtcaAGTCAAACACGACAACCAAGAAAAATCTTAACCTGGTAAAATAAAGGACAGTATGACCAAACAGATGACGGTAGCCAATGACTTCCCCATAGTATGAAAAACATACTTGGGGAagccgtggcctaatggttagagagttggactctaaatcgaagggttgtgagttcaaatctcgggccggacggaattgtgggtggggggagtgcatgaacagctctctctcgaccctcaataccacgacttaggtgcccttgagcaaggcaccaaaccccaactgctcccctgcagcataaatggctgcccactgctccgagcgtgtgtttacagtgtgtgtgtggtcactgctgtgtgtgtgcactttggatgggttaaaagcagagcacgaattctgagtatgggtcaccatacttggctgaatgtcacgtcactcactcaCATTCTATAAAAGACAATGACAAAGGTGGGCTATTCCTTAAGTCTCTTTGATATTCTGGTCTCCAAATATGGTTTAGTTCCCTTCCTTCAGTGCAGTTTTATGCTCTTTTATTGTCGACCAGGTGAAAATGCGTAAGTATGACCTTAACATCGCTCACCTTGACGGAGTGGTTATGAAAGTCTGTCACGACAATTTCATTCTTGTTGTTAACAGCAACAAAATGCGGACCTGCATATGATAAGACAGAAAAATGAGGGAGAAGAGACATTCAGACATGATAAAGAGAACGAGAAGGAGAGCAGAGAGGAGAGCAGGATGTCATGTGATCAAGATCTCCTAACTGATTTGATAGATTTTGTGATGCTCGACAATTTGATTTCTGGCCAACTTTTGATTAGATACACAAAGCACAGAATCATCGGCTCTTGAATTCAGTACTAGaatgaaaattaattcatttgaatAAGAAATCCCCAGATTCTGGGATGAGAATTCACTCAATACTTACTGAACccagggccagatttactaaacttTTGCTCCAGTGCAAACTTTGCACCACTTTTGTCTAAAAAGGAATGGGAAAAACACAAAAAGGGTAAGCAGAGACAAATAAACGACAGGCCAGAAGGGATTCACACGAATAAAAAAAGGTGCAGAAGCTACTTCTGGAGCAGATCAGAGGAAAAATGGAAGATGCATATCCCAAACCAGTCCGCATGCACTTACTTAACAAGGGTTAGGAAAAGGAACCGATGtatttaaacagtaaaataagCAGCAGAAAGGAAAGTTTCTGATCAACTACAAAAAGCATGACTAATATGTATGCATCTATAAGAATATAGTCTCTCAAATGTATGCATGCTAGGGGTGGGCCATATAACCAAAATCTTACATCATGATAGGAGTCATTTTCTCTCACAGTAACAGTATAACTATTGACTATATAGATGTgtagttttgctttaaataagttCTTTATGATCTATACATTTTGATACCATAGCAACTTGATAATTCTTGTCACCAGTgtcaacatcaaaaaaaaaaaaaaaacacactcaagCTCACTGAAGATGAATAAACCATCAGTGATCGAATAAGAAACTAATTACAAAcaataggacaaaaaaaaaaaactactgtagaGTTGTCAAAtttataaaaacactgcatattcttcactgtgtaaattaaatatgtatttcttatttttaaagttacaaaagttatttagtcaagagcagagagagattttctcttttattgtttgtttaacatAAATGACAGACATCAAGAATAATAGACTGCCGTCACTTTAAGAGCTTCCCGGATCCATTATACAGTCACGTTTTCTTTCTCAGCTAATAGTCCAAAATCTCTGTGAGTTATAGTGTTTGTTCActcccaaaattaaaattatgtcattaatcactcaccctcatttcgttccaaacctgtaagaacacaaattaagatattttttatgaaatctgagagctatctgaccctccatagacagcaacacaactgaaatgttcccaggtccagaaacatagtaaatagattagtaaaacagtccatgtgacatcagtgactcaacttcagtttagTAATGCTACGAGAATACGTTTttttgcgcaaagaaaacaaaaataaaaaatgttttaaccatTCTTCTCCCCCGAGTTACATCttctgtctatggagggtcagatagCTCCGATTTCATAATAAATATCGTAATttatgttccaaagatgaatgaaacTCTTatgcgacatgagggtgagtaattaatgacataattttcattttggggtgaatccGTTAATCGTGTATACTGGTATATCGCCCATCCTGCATGCATTGGCTTTCATTGTTCATCACAGACAGATAATGAAACTGGAAATATGGGTAATGCTGAAGTAATATACAGGAACAGAAGTGACACAATTTTACATCCTTTCAGACAATGGAACTGAAGCCTGGGTAAATCTGGCCATTTCAATGTAAATCAAACCAGCCTTCTGGGCCATTTTTTTTCCCAGAATGAttctttgttgttgcttttgTAGTGAAacataatttatcttttttttgttttgttttttgtttgtttttttatgaaatgcaaCATTTTAGGTTACAAAAAGAGAGATCCCGAGTTAGACAAATGAAGTATTAGGAAGATATGTTAGAAGACAAGCAGTCACAGCACACAACACTTCTGTGACTCTTTATTGCTTAGATAGGTGAACCACCACAAACACACGACATTGTTCAACACTGGCTCTATAGGCCCCCACCACCCACCTACCTACCTGCGAACTGTCTGTCTGAAGTGCCTCTGGCTCCAAACTTGGTCACTAGTTTGCCATTAGATTGAAAGATGAACACACAGCAGGCTTTATTATCCACTGCGATGATATGACCGTTCCTGTCCACAGCCACTCCTTTGGGGCCCATCAGACGGCCTGCACCAATCTTATTCTGCATGAggcacagacacagagagagaggaccTTATTAAACGGCTCTTTAAAATACTTGATTATGATTAGTCAATCATGGAAATAAgtaagaaaacagaataaatttCAAGTAATAACTCAATATATAGTCAATATATAGAtacataccattcaaaagtttaaggtcaattagattttaatgtttctttctttatttccatATGCACtaacgttcaaaagtttggggttggtaactttttatttctttgtatttattaattatgcagtttttaatatttattattagagtatttatttatttattatacagtatttgtttttattaggtTTCTTGTGTTTatcaagaatgcatttattttgatcaCAAACagtaaaattctgaaatattattacaatttaaatctctctctctctctctctctctctctctcaggagattatatatatatatatatatatatatatatatatatatatatttcaaaatgtattttattcccgtgatgcaaagctgaatcttcagcatcattactccagtctttagtgtcacactaTAAATAGTGATCTAAACATTACCTTGAATTTCCCATCAGGGGAGAAGATGCTGATCCATCTGTTATCATAATCAGCTACAATGATGTCTCCATTTGTGTCGACTGCCACTCCTGTCGGCCTCTGCAGCTGTCCTGGAGAACGGCCCCTGACCCCGAAGCGTGCTTTGAACTGCCCATCATTGGTAAACACCTACATAAATACAAACTAACCATCCAATTTTGCACTAAATCCAATGAAAATCTTTATATTTCTCTGTATTGATCCCAAGTAAAACACACCGGCTGATTACTTCAATATCCATTAAAAATCTTCAGATAAAATAAAGCCTGTAATTTTCATAATATTGCCATGCATTGACTAACCTGTATACACTGGTTGTTGCTGTCTGCTACAATGACCCTCCCATTATTGGAAGCAGAGATGCCCTGTAGATTGGTGAACTCTCCCTTCTCACGTCCACGAGAGCCTGAGGGGTCAGACAAAAGAAATTCAGCTGCAAGTAACTGTGACTCCACTACATCACAACAATTCAATGTCAAACTTACTGTGCACACCGAAGCTTCTTACCTACTCTATAAATGAGCTCATCTTCAATGGGGTTTTCCTTCTTTTTGGTAGTGCTGTACATGCTGGAGGGTCTCCGTACGGCTTTCtgcctgatgtgtcctcctgttCCGCTGGGAGACTTTACCCTCCTCTTCACATCATCAGGAGACTGGGGCACATCCGATGGCTTTATTGCCCGCAATCTGAACGGGCTACCCCGCACAGGCTGTCCGTACAGCATCAGAGAGAACGAGTACTCCCCTTCGCTCTTAAGCATGTACCCTACCTCATAAGTTCCATTTTTATTGTCCACGACCTCCACCTCCGTCGCCTGCACTCCGTCCTGCCCCCTTATCTCGGCTCGGATGACCGCGTTACCGGTCCGCACAAGCTCGCTGTCCTTATCCTTAGTGGTAACAGTTACAGTCACATGCTGACCGACCAGCGCAAGTCTGAGGCCTTCTCCTGTGGCCACGCTGGTGTGTCCCACGGCTCCCGTCGTCAGCAGGACGCCCAGGTTCTGGATGGAGCGTCGCAGGCCTTCTGTCTCTATCTGGCAGTCCAAGTGGGCGTTCTCGTGTGGCCGCTCAGGGAAGTCGTGACAGGCGAGGGCGCCCACACGCTCACTCATCTGCTTTTGGACCAGCAGGACTTCGGTGGCGCTGCCGTGGTTCAGGGCCTGCTCAGTGAAGCTGCAGCTGCTCTGGATGTGCTCTTTTCCCTGCAGTAGGGATGATAGCTGCGCCTGAAGCACCTGCATAGGACAACACAATGGAGCGTCAGAGAGATAGGAGAGTACAACCGGTTTAACCTATCAAAAAGATTTCTGACCTTCTGCTTGGTGCTACAAATGTTCTCCAGATCGCTGATGAGCGCAGCTTTGCGTTGGTGCAACACCCTCTCAAGCTCCTCAAACGTCATGTTGATCTCATTGACGGCTTCGTTCTTCCTCTCTATCAGCTGCTGAGAGATTTCATTCACCAGCTCAATGGCAGCTGTTAGTTGGGGCAGCCTGAccgaataaaaaaacaaaaatatatatataataatgtaataaatacatatttatatttagacatttatGTATACAGCATAAACTGTATTAAACTAATACAACAATAACATATTTTGACCTATATTTAATCACTAGTAAGATGAGAGTTTATTATAATACAggctatattaatatttttggaataTATTATCCTATCTTTATAATTTaatctttagttttattaatataaaaaatattttaaaaacaaatacacatacatacacatatatatatatatatatatacacacacacacacacacacacacgtatatccGCACACGCGCATATATATGAAACTATAATATTTAAtgactaaataaatgtatgtgtgtgcatacatatatacacaaagtATATAAAACTAATATAGCAATGAtacattattatagttattattaaaggagtcatattatgcaatttcaattttgcctttctctttggagtgttacaagctcttggtgcataaagaaatctcaaatccaaagagatattctttataaaagttaagactcgtacACACCCCCTGAAATGTctcgttctaacatgcccccacatcgctacgtcactatgtgggaagatttgcataacaccacccaaatatTCACGCAAAGAATGAAGACGTAACTTTTATTGTCGCTGTTATTCGGTTTATAGACATGCCAGACACTCCCTCTGACGCGAAATAAACCAATGTCCagagttattcagttactcctaacagtacattgactggaCTGCTAAAAGAGAATGGATGATGGGATGTgcacgagcagagcagctggactgagtctCGTG belongs to Carassius gibelio isolate Cgi1373 ecotype wild population from Czech Republic chromosome B10, carGib1.2-hapl.c, whole genome shotgun sequence and includes:
- the LOC127966150 gene encoding tripartite motif-containing protein 3 isoform X1, producing MSVTMAKFETGRTSPVVRQIDKQFLVCSICLDHYHIPKVLPCLHTFCERCLQNYIPPQSLTLSCPVCRQTSILPEKGVGALQNNFFITNLMEVLQRDPECSRPEACSVLESVSAAAAGKPLSCPNHEGKVMEFYCESCETAMCLDCTEGEHREHVTVPLRDVLEQHKAALKNQLDAIHNRLPQLTAAIELVNEISQQLIERKNEAVNEINMTFEELERVLHQRKAALISDLENICSTKQKVLQAQLSSLLQGKEHIQSSCSFTEQALNHGSATEVLLVQKQMSERVGALACHDFPERPHENAHLDCQIETEGLRRSIQNLGVLLTTGAVGHTSVATGEGLRLALVGQHVTVTVTTKDKDSELVRTGNAVIRAEIRGQDGVQATEVEVVDNKNGTYEVGYMLKSEGEYSFSLMLYGQPVRGSPFRLRAIKPSDVPQSPDDVKRRVKSPSGTGGHIRQKAVRRPSSMYSTTKKKENPIEDELIYRVGSRGREKGEFTNLQGISASNNGRVIVADSNNQCIQVFTNDGQFKARFGVRGRSPGQLQRPTGVAVDTNGDIIVADYDNRWISIFSPDGKFKNKIGAGRLMGPKGVAVDRNGHIIAVDNKACCVFIFQSNGKLVTKFGARGTSDRQFADKSGAKFALEQKFSKSGPGFSPHFVAVNNKNEIVVTDFHNHSVKVYSADGEFLFKFGSHGEGNGQFNAPTGVAVDINGNIIVADWGNSRIQVFDSSGSFLSYINTSADPLYGPQGLALTSDGHVAVADSGNHCFKVYRYLQ
- the LOC127966150 gene encoding tripartite motif-containing protein 3 isoform X2, whose protein sequence is MSVTMAKFETGRTSPVVRQIDKQFLVCSICLDHYHIPKVLPCLHTFCERCLQNYIPPQSLTLSCPVCRQTSILPEKGVGALQNNFFITNLMEVLQRDPECSRPEACSVLESVSAAAAGKPLSCPNHEGKVMEFYCESCETAMCLDCTEGEHREHVTVPLRDVLEQHKAALKNQLDAIHNRLPQLTAAIELVNEISQQLIERKNEAVNEINMTFEELERVLHQRKAALISDLENICSTKQKVLQAQLSSLLQGKEHIQSSCSFTEQALNHGSATEVLLVQKQMSERVGALACHDFPERPHENAHLDCQIETEGLRRSIQNLGVLLTTGAVGHTSVATGEGLRLALVGQHVTVTVTTKDKDSELVRTGNAVIRAEIRGQDGVQATEVEVVDNKNGTYEVGYMLKSEGEYSFSLMLYGQPVRGSPFRLRAIKPSDVPQSPDDVKRRVKSPSGTGGHIRQKAVRRPSSMYSTTKKKENPIEDELIYRVGSRGREKGEFTNLQGISASNNGRVIVADSNNQCIQVFTNDGQFKARFGVRGRSPGQLQRPTGVAVDTNGDIIVADYDNRWISIFSPDGKFKNKIGAGRLMGPKGVAVDRNGHIIAVDNKACCVFIFQSNGKLVTKFGARGTSDRQFAGPHFVAVNNKNEIVVTDFHNHSVKVYSADGEFLFKFGSHGEGNGQFNAPTGVAVDINGNIIVADWGNSRIQVFDSSGSFLSYINTSADPLYGPQGLALTSDGHVAVADSGNHCFKVYRYLQ